From a single Pseudoliparis swirei isolate HS2019 ecotype Mariana Trench chromosome 12, NWPU_hadal_v1, whole genome shotgun sequence genomic region:
- the gje1a gene encoding gap junction epsilon-1 protein — translation MTACIHDYINVCVCVCVCVFQLRPPTVIGQFHTLFFGSVRMFFLGVLGFAVYGNEALHFSCDPDRRELNLYCYNQFRPITPQVFWALQLVMVLVPGAVFHLYAACQNIVPEEILERPLYTVFYIISVLLRIILEVIAFWLQSHLFGFQVCTL, via the exons ATGACTGCATGTATCCATGACtacattaatgtgtgtgtgtgtgtgtgtgtgtgtgtgttccagctcCGGCCTCCGACCGTGATAGGCCAGTTCCACACCTTGTTCTTCGGCTCGGTGCGGATGTTCTTCTTGGGCGTTCTTGGCTTCGCTGTCTACGGAAATGAGGCGCTGCACTTCAGCTGCGACCCGGATCGCCGAGAACTTAACCTGTACTGCTACAACCAGTTCAGACCCATAACCCCTCAG GTGTTCTGGGCGCTCCAGCTGGTCATGGTGCTGGTCCCTGGTGCCGTGTTCCACCTCTACGCAGCCTGTCAGAACATCGTCCCGGAGGAGATCCTCGAGCGGCCGCTCTACACCGTGTTCTACATCATCTCTGTTCTTCTACGCATCATTCTGGAAGTCATCGCCTTCTGGCTACAGAGCCACCTCTTTGGCTTCCAGGTGTGTACCTTGTAA